One window of Bifidobacterium pseudocatenulatum DSM 20438 = JCM 1200 = LMG 10505 genomic DNA carries:
- a CDS encoding PHP domain-containing protein, with protein MIRVGTAAPPAEGWDIHCHTVFSDGTETPRALLQEARALRLHGVAIADHDTTSGWQDALAASREVRLPLLRGTEITAVDESVSVHMLAFQYDPLNADISEMFASTREARLRRTKRMVELMAQDFPITWDDVLAQVREGKRTTIGRPHIADALVAAGVYETRSDAFADAVSATSKYYIPTPSPTTHDVVAAVKGAGGVVVIAHAGDPRRNRTLLTDRQIESLITEGLDGLEVWHRGNPSEQRERLLTIARRHDLLVTGGSDWHGKGKPNALGENLTSDETVQEIINRGVHLSKESSKAKIKNRNAIIDA; from the coding sequence ATGATTCGCGTAGGCACTGCGGCACCGCCCGCTGAAGGTTGGGACATTCACTGCCATACCGTTTTTTCCGACGGTACGGAAACGCCGCGTGCGTTGTTGCAGGAAGCGAGAGCATTGCGATTGCATGGTGTTGCGATTGCCGATCATGACACGACCTCCGGTTGGCAGGATGCGTTGGCTGCTTCGCGGGAGGTCAGATTGCCGTTGTTACGCGGTACGGAAATCACTGCCGTCGATGAGAGCGTATCCGTGCACATGCTCGCATTCCAATATGATCCGCTGAACGCCGATATCAGCGAGATGTTCGCGTCCACCCGCGAGGCGCGACTGCGTAGAACCAAGCGCATGGTCGAACTGATGGCGCAGGATTTTCCGATTACGTGGGATGATGTGCTCGCGCAGGTGCGTGAAGGCAAACGCACCACGATAGGCCGGCCGCATATCGCCGACGCATTGGTGGCTGCCGGCGTATATGAAACACGATCCGACGCTTTCGCCGATGCGGTGAGCGCAACGTCGAAATATTACATTCCCACGCCATCACCGACCACGCACGACGTGGTGGCCGCGGTCAAGGGTGCGGGCGGGGTGGTGGTTATCGCCCACGCCGGAGACCCCCGGCGCAATCGGACATTACTGACCGACCGGCAAATCGAATCTCTCATCACCGAAGGCTTGGACGGTTTGGAAGTGTGGCATCGCGGCAATCCATCAGAACAGCGTGAACGTCTGCTCACCATTGCGCGCCGGCACGATCTGCTGGTGACTGGCGGATCCGACTGGCACGGCAAAGGCAAGCCGAACGCGCTGGGGGAGAACCTCACCAGCGACGAAACGGTTCAGGAAATCATCAAT
- a CDS encoding vitamin K epoxide reductase family protein, whose translation MSDFSGEQVAEATLDDDYTKPRGWRHTATWTYLVMLIASAVALVVSFVLSAETLKMARNPGQKLSCDVNAVMSCSAVAESWQAEVVKFAGLSFPNAFFGIAAESVFVTIAVIGLTKVAVPRWFASCTWLGGLAALAYSYWLTSQSLFVINALCPWCLCLMFSTTVQFMALSHATAVVQEIPAKREGVRTYYRLNYDLMVDALWIVTLIVIILVEDGPLLFS comes from the coding sequence ATGAGCGATTTTTCCGGCGAACAGGTTGCCGAAGCCACTCTCGACGATGATTATACGAAGCCGCGCGGTTGGCGGCATACCGCGACATGGACGTATCTAGTCATGCTGATCGCCTCGGCGGTAGCGCTGGTCGTATCGTTCGTGCTTTCCGCCGAGACACTGAAAATGGCGCGCAATCCCGGTCAGAAGCTCAGCTGTGATGTGAATGCCGTGATGTCGTGTTCCGCGGTTGCGGAATCGTGGCAGGCTGAGGTTGTGAAGTTCGCCGGTTTGAGTTTCCCGAATGCGTTCTTCGGCATCGCCGCGGAATCAGTGTTCGTAACGATCGCGGTGATCGGTTTGACGAAGGTCGCCGTGCCCCGCTGGTTTGCGTCGTGCACATGGCTGGGTGGATTGGCCGCGCTGGCTTATTCGTATTGGCTGACCTCGCAGTCGTTGTTTGTGATCAACGCGCTATGCCCGTGGTGTCTGTGCCTGATGTTCTCCACCACCGTGCAGTTCATGGCGTTGTCTCATGCCACGGCGGTGGTTCAGGAGATTCCGGCCAAGCGCGAGGGCGTACGCACCTACTACCGTCTTAATTACGATCTGATGGTCGATGCCTTATGGATCGTGACATTGATTGTGATCATTCTCGTCGAAGACGGCCCCCTGCTGTTCAGTTGA
- the dapF gene encoding diaminopimelate epimerase, translating into MSIPSIVYKAHATGNDFVVYLDAEGTYEPTADEVRFLCDRHFGIGGDGLIRLTHPQAVSDLNDKQIAVCAADNADWFMDYRNADGSLAEMCGNGTRAITLFAQRQGIAGQPGGEPFRLGTRAGVKVLTSLGDVPTLGKDVFQVEMGSWKRGDLDGYEVTIPGTAGSARGTFVDMGNPHVVAVIEDAFSSLPTVEQLDLVTKPVVAPRIESDQNVEFVRIDEQSEGDNEGNATMRVNERGCGETLSCGTGLCATAITLRAKTGIDHWTITVRGGTLRVDVTDNDVKLTGSATIVGKIELL; encoded by the coding sequence ATGAGCATTCCAAGCATTGTTTACAAAGCGCACGCCACCGGCAACGATTTCGTGGTGTATCTGGACGCCGAAGGCACGTACGAGCCTACCGCCGATGAAGTGCGATTCCTGTGCGACCGTCATTTCGGTATCGGTGGCGATGGCTTGATCCGCCTTACTCATCCGCAGGCGGTGTCCGATTTGAACGACAAGCAGATTGCCGTTTGTGCTGCCGACAATGCGGATTGGTTCATGGACTACCGCAACGCGGATGGTTCGTTGGCTGAGATGTGCGGCAACGGCACGCGTGCGATCACTCTGTTCGCGCAACGGCAGGGTATTGCCGGTCAGCCGGGCGGTGAACCGTTCCGTCTCGGCACCCGTGCCGGTGTGAAGGTTCTGACTTCACTTGGCGATGTGCCGACTCTTGGCAAGGACGTGTTCCAGGTTGAGATGGGTTCATGGAAGCGTGGCGATCTTGATGGATACGAAGTGACGATTCCCGGCACGGCCGGTTCCGCACGCGGCACGTTCGTGGACATGGGCAATCCGCATGTGGTGGCCGTCATCGAAGACGCGTTCTCCAGCCTGCCGACGGTGGAACAGCTTGATTTGGTGACCAAGCCGGTGGTCGCGCCCCGAATCGAAAGCGACCAGAATGTTGAGTTCGTGCGCATCGACGAGCAAAGCGAAGGCGACAACGAGGGCAACGCTACCATGCGCGTCAACGAACGCGGCTGCGGCGAAACCCTGTCGTGCGGAACCGGCCTGTGCGCCACCGCCATCACGTTGCGTGCCAAAACCGGCATCGACCATTGGACGATCACCGTGCGTGGCGGCACCCTGCGCGTCGACGTGACCGATAACGACGTGAAACTCACCGGATCGGCCACCATCGTCGGCAAAATCGAACTGCTGTAA
- the murI gene encoding glutamate racemase, which produces MTSTAPIGVFDSGLGGISVAREIRRDMPNERVLYFGDSANAPYGTKSPEQVRKLSDAIVKRFVEQGVKAVVIACNTATSAAANELRDKYDIPIIGMEPALKVACDRGHGNRQRVIVAATPLTLRERKFAVLMDRFKTDHTIFPEPCPGLVEIVEHGQLDDHDVVMHTLHQYFDQYDLSTIDSVVLGCTHFVFYRDYFRELLPDTAAIIDGNEGTVRHLGVVLESLGKLSPEDADGGIELANSDTSTQIAQLAQSLLDR; this is translated from the coding sequence ATGACTTCAACGGCACCAATCGGCGTTTTCGATTCCGGTTTGGGCGGGATTTCCGTGGCGCGCGAAATCCGCCGCGATATGCCGAACGAACGCGTGCTGTATTTTGGCGATTCCGCGAACGCTCCGTACGGAACCAAATCACCTGAACAGGTACGCAAGCTGTCCGACGCCATTGTGAAACGTTTCGTGGAGCAGGGAGTGAAAGCGGTTGTCATCGCTTGCAATACCGCCACTTCCGCCGCAGCCAACGAGTTGCGCGACAAATACGACATTCCGATCATTGGCATGGAACCAGCGCTGAAGGTGGCGTGCGATCGAGGCCATGGCAATCGTCAGCGTGTCATCGTCGCAGCTACTCCCCTGACGTTGCGGGAACGCAAGTTCGCCGTGCTGATGGATCGTTTCAAAACAGACCATACGATCTTTCCGGAACCCTGCCCCGGTTTGGTGGAGATCGTTGAGCACGGCCAACTCGACGATCACGATGTTGTGATGCACACGCTGCACCAGTATTTCGACCAGTATGATTTGTCGACGATCGATTCGGTAGTGCTTGGCTGCACGCATTTCGTGTTTTACCGCGACTATTTCCGCGAACTGCTGCCCGACACAGCGGCAATCATCGACGGCAACGAAGGTACCGTGCGCCATCTTGGCGTAGTGCTCGAATCGTTGGGCAAACTCTCTCCGGAAGACGCGGACGGTGGTATCGAGCTGGCCAATTCCGACACTTCCACACAAATCGCGCAATTAGCGCAATCGCTGCTTGATCGCTGA
- a CDS encoding peptide ABC transporter substrate-binding protein yields MKNNTFRRLLAMAAAGAMLTSIAACGSSSNDDTASNGSDSTSLISVNNSEPQNGLIPSDTNEMGGGRVIRYLFEGLVSFDAKGKQHLEVAESITPNEDATTYTIKLKKGWKFTNGEAVTAHSFADTWSFAANVKNAQKTASRFSTIKGYDELQDPNVDPKATLSGLSTPDDYTLVVELNKPDSVFPTKLAHQSMFPLPSVAFKDIKKFGQAPIGNGPYKFKSWSHDKNIIVVPNRDYKGSRKVSNKGIEYRVYTNEDSAYSDVLSGNLDVMDQIPQSAVKTFRQDSSVIAYSQAGSSFQSFVIPERLEHFGNDEEGQLRRQAISMAIDRDQIVKKVYNNTKTPTTDFTSPLVPEYVKKLEQNGSNLKYNASKAKELWKKANAIKPWSGNFRIAYNADGGHKEWVDAVCNQIKNTLDIDAAGEPYATFSDVRNQVTNRTIKTAFRAGWMLDYPSAEDYLNPLYASSSADGHGSNDGDYKSAEFDELLNAALAQTDVKKRTEDFTKAQEVLAKDLPVIPLWNDNVAAASATNVKNVSFDYTNLPTYNTITK; encoded by the coding sequence ATGAAGAACAACACATTCCGGCGTCTGCTGGCCATGGCCGCGGCGGGTGCCATGCTGACGTCGATCGCCGCATGCGGATCGTCTTCCAACGATGACACAGCCTCCAACGGCTCCGATAGCACCTCGCTGATTTCAGTGAACAACAGCGAACCGCAGAACGGTCTAATTCCAAGCGACACCAACGAAATGGGCGGCGGCAGAGTTATTCGATACCTGTTCGAAGGTCTGGTGAGCTTCGACGCAAAGGGCAAGCAACATCTCGAAGTCGCCGAGAGTATCACCCCGAACGAGGATGCCACCACGTACACAATCAAGTTGAAGAAAGGCTGGAAGTTCACCAACGGCGAGGCGGTAACCGCCCATTCCTTCGCCGACACCTGGAGTTTCGCCGCCAACGTGAAGAACGCGCAGAAGACCGCAAGCCGATTCTCCACCATCAAGGGCTATGACGAACTGCAGGATCCGAACGTCGATCCGAAGGCCACACTTTCCGGTCTTTCCACCCCGGACGACTACACGCTGGTCGTCGAGCTGAACAAGCCTGATTCCGTATTCCCGACCAAGCTCGCGCACCAATCCATGTTCCCGCTGCCAAGCGTGGCATTTAAGGACATCAAGAAGTTCGGCCAGGCTCCGATTGGCAATGGTCCGTACAAGTTCAAGTCCTGGTCCCACGACAAGAACATCATCGTCGTACCAAACAGGGATTATAAGGGCAGCCGCAAGGTGTCCAACAAAGGCATCGAATACCGCGTCTACACGAATGAGGATTCCGCTTACTCCGACGTGCTGTCTGGCAACCTCGACGTGATGGATCAGATTCCACAGTCCGCGGTGAAGACCTTCCGTCAGGATTCCAGCGTGATCGCCTACAGCCAGGCAGGATCCTCGTTCCAGTCCTTCGTCATTCCGGAACGTCTTGAGCATTTCGGCAACGACGAAGAAGGCCAGTTGCGTCGTCAGGCCATTTCCATGGCCATCGACCGCGACCAGATCGTCAAGAAGGTTTACAACAACACGAAGACCCCGACCACCGATTTCACTTCACCGCTCGTCCCCGAATATGTGAAGAAACTGGAACAGAACGGCAGCAACCTGAAATACAACGCTTCCAAGGCCAAGGAACTCTGGAAGAAAGCCAATGCCATCAAGCCGTGGTCCGGCAACTTCCGAATCGCCTATAACGCCGATGGCGGCCATAAGGAATGGGTCGATGCCGTGTGCAACCAGATCAAGAACACGCTCGACATCGACGCCGCTGGCGAGCCGTACGCCACGTTCAGCGACGTGCGTAACCAGGTGACCAACCGCACCATCAAAACCGCGTTCCGTGCCGGCTGGATGCTGGATTACCCGTCCGCTGAAGATTATCTCAATCCGCTATATGCCTCCAGCTCCGCTGACGGTCATGGTTCGAACGATGGTGATTACAAGAGTGCGGAATTCGACGAGCTCCTGAATGCCGCACTTGCCCAGACCGACGTAAAGAAGCGGACCGAGGACTTCACCAAGGCGCAGGAAGTGCTGGCCAAGGATCTTCCGGTGATTCCGCTGTGGAACGACAACGTCGCCGCCGCGTCCGCGACGAACGTGAAGAACGTGTCGTTCGATTACACCAATCTGCCTACCTACAACACCATCACTAAGTGA
- a CDS encoding isoaspartyl peptidase/L-asparaginase family protein, whose translation MNEAALPQSTVHIAQADPDGILLVIHAGAGNRGKKDTPERRAQVEQDLNRALEAGYALLEQGAPAEDAVCAAIRVMEDAPEFNAGRGAALTSEGIVSMDSCLMTGVDGEVGSACGLTTSKNPINVARAIKEKTKHVMFAKPGNDLLKEWGIELCDSEYFITPARQESLREAQSNGDEWEKHGTIGAVARDSSGNIAAGTSTGGITNQMPGRVGDSPLPGCGTYANNDSVAISCTGIGEAFVKEVAAHQVSDRVLYAKEEPIEAAKAALDGVARHHGDGGMIVVPAHGEGAMVFNSEMMNCGWKSPKGSYVQS comes from the coding sequence ATGAACGAAGCTGCACTGCCTCAGTCGACGGTCCACATCGCCCAAGCTGATCCGGACGGGATTCTGCTGGTGATTCACGCGGGTGCCGGCAATCGTGGCAAAAAGGATACGCCGGAACGTCGTGCCCAGGTGGAGCAGGATTTGAACAGGGCTCTTGAAGCTGGCTATGCGTTGCTGGAGCAGGGGGCTCCGGCGGAGGATGCCGTGTGCGCGGCTATCCGTGTTATGGAGGATGCTCCGGAGTTCAACGCTGGTCGTGGCGCTGCATTGACGAGTGAAGGCATCGTATCCATGGATTCCTGCCTGATGACTGGTGTCGATGGCGAGGTTGGTTCCGCGTGCGGTCTGACCACGTCTAAGAATCCGATCAACGTAGCGCGTGCCATCAAGGAAAAGACCAAGCATGTCATGTTTGCCAAGCCCGGTAATGATTTGCTCAAGGAGTGGGGAATCGAACTGTGCGACAGTGAATATTTCATCACTCCAGCACGTCAGGAATCCTTGCGCGAGGCGCAATCCAACGGCGATGAATGGGAGAAGCATGGCACCATCGGCGCTGTCGCCCGTGACTCGTCCGGCAACATCGCTGCCGGCACCTCCACCGGTGGCATCACCAACCAGATGCCGGGACGCGTCGGCGATTCGCCTCTGCCGGGCTGTGGTACCTATGCCAACAACGATTCCGTCGCGATCTCCTGCACCGGCATCGGTGAAGCGTTCGTCAAGGAAGTCGCTGCGCATCAGGTTTCCGATCGTGTTCTGTACGCCAAGGAGGAGCCGATCGAGGCTGCGAAGGCGGCGCTGGATGGTGTCGCCCGTCATCATGGAGATGGCGGTATGATCGTCGTTCCGGCTCATGGTGAAGGCGCAATGGTGTTCAATAGCGAGATGATGAACTGCGGTTGGAAGTCTCCGAAGGGCAGCTACGTGCAGAGTTGA
- a CDS encoding patatin-like phospholipase family protein has protein sequence MAHRTAMIDVGGGFRAIYGAGVMDRMLEDGISVDHCYGVSAGSANMVSFIAKQHGRNHTFYTQYAFRKEYASFDSYVKNHNFANLDYVYSTLSNHDGENPVDYAAFEANPTGFTVVACNAEDGSTKYFGKSDVGYDNFDILKASSAVPVACEPYAIDGIPYYDGGIADPIPVQKAIDDGHDRIVVILTRPKDTVREQKRDIGPARILRRTHPQAAEKLLNRYQTYNDEVALAKEYEQDGRVLILAPESLYGLNTLSKSFEGLERMYRAGYAAAEAIPAFLKS, from the coding sequence ATGGCTCACAGGACGGCAATGATCGACGTCGGCGGCGGTTTCCGCGCGATCTACGGTGCGGGCGTGATGGACCGCATGCTTGAGGACGGCATCAGCGTCGACCACTGCTATGGTGTTTCCGCCGGCAGCGCCAACATGGTTTCGTTCATCGCGAAGCAGCATGGGCGCAACCACACGTTCTACACGCAGTACGCGTTCCGCAAGGAATACGCGAGCTTCGACAGCTATGTCAAGAACCATAATTTCGCCAACCTCGATTACGTGTATAGCACGCTCAGCAATCATGATGGCGAAAATCCGGTTGACTACGCGGCTTTCGAAGCCAACCCGACCGGTTTCACCGTGGTTGCGTGCAACGCCGAAGACGGCTCCACGAAGTATTTCGGCAAATCCGACGTGGGCTACGACAATTTCGACATCCTGAAGGCGTCATCAGCGGTGCCGGTAGCTTGCGAACCGTATGCGATCGATGGCATTCCCTATTACGATGGCGGCATCGCCGATCCGATTCCGGTGCAGAAGGCCATCGATGACGGCCACGACCGCATCGTGGTGATACTCACCCGTCCGAAAGACACCGTACGCGAACAGAAGAGGGATATCGGCCCCGCCAGGATTTTGAGGCGCACGCATCCACAAGCCGCGGAAAAACTGCTCAACCGCTACCAGACGTACAACGACGAAGTGGCGCTGGCCAAGGAATACGAGCAGGACGGCCGCGTGCTCATCCTCGCGCCGGAAAGCCTGTACGGCCTGAACACGTTGAGCAAGTCGTTCGAAGGTTTGGAACGCATGTACCGCGCGGGCTATGCGGCGGCCGAGGCCATCCCCGCATTCCTAAAAAGCTGA
- a CDS encoding LysR family transcriptional regulator translates to MNTPADSNTRENANTNTDISITANATGFSTKTLNPQILVTLWNVERLGSFSAVARETGWSQPAISQQIRKIERELDAKLVQRTSHGVELTPIGRILARHGQLIDNRVTQAVKDVEEYQRNGSTHIRLVAPPSVCSSFVARVLVHISKTSDIRVSLMQMEPPEAMEALEQGLADCAIIFQYNSLPALAGPDDLEVAPFGVDPLMLLIGANNAIARQYESSHLPVQLVSARSEQWIAGCETCQANLVSLARAAGFTPEITHSTDDFWATQNLVEVGMGVSIVSRLATTAGIQPDLAALPIADNNAFRTVCFVTRKVDDRPAVARVKDEIERASHQYLENI, encoded by the coding sequence ATGAACACTCCAGCCGATAGCAACACGCGTGAAAACGCCAACACGAACACCGACATCAGCATCACCGCGAATGCCACGGGATTCAGCACAAAAACACTGAACCCGCAGATTCTGGTGACCTTGTGGAACGTGGAGCGTTTGGGCTCGTTCTCCGCGGTCGCGCGTGAAACCGGATGGTCGCAACCGGCCATCAGCCAGCAGATCCGCAAGATCGAACGTGAACTTGACGCAAAACTCGTGCAGCGCACGTCGCATGGCGTGGAATTGACTCCGATCGGCCGTATTCTGGCACGTCACGGGCAGCTTATCGACAATCGCGTCACCCAAGCCGTCAAAGATGTGGAAGAGTACCAGCGCAACGGATCGACGCATATTCGTTTGGTCGCTCCTCCATCGGTATGTTCGTCGTTCGTGGCACGCGTTCTCGTGCATATCAGCAAAACGTCCGACATTCGCGTGAGCCTCATGCAGATGGAGCCGCCTGAGGCCATGGAGGCGTTGGAACAGGGGCTTGCCGATTGCGCGATCATCTTCCAATACAATTCACTCCCCGCTTTGGCCGGACCGGACGATTTGGAAGTCGCTCCTTTCGGCGTCGATCCGCTGATGCTGCTGATCGGCGCGAACAATGCGATCGCGCGCCAGTACGAAAGCTCGCACCTGCCGGTCCAATTGGTTTCGGCACGCAGCGAACAGTGGATCGCCGGCTGCGAAACCTGCCAGGCGAATCTGGTGTCGTTGGCGCGTGCCGCCGGCTTCACACCGGAAATCACACATTCGACCGACGATTTTTGGGCCACGCAGAATCTGGTGGAAGTTGGCATGGGCGTCTCGATCGTATCTCGCTTAGCCACAACCGCTGGAATCCAACCCGATTTGGCCGCACTGCCAATCGCCGACAACAACGCATTCCGCACAGTCTGTTTCGTCACAAGAAAAGTGGACGACCGACCGGCAGTGGCCCGCGTCAAAGACGAAATCGAAAGGGCGTCACACCAGTATTTGGAAAACATTTGA
- a CDS encoding MalY/PatB family protein — translation MEEIMEMKHRTGSGFDADAIDHTTAADLAAVGSDKWTRYPGCIGAFIAEMDYGLAPCIQKAIDNACDHCKLGYIPEPWKQRVAEACAGWQRSHYGWDVDPSIIRVVPDVLEAYEIFLRELVGAGNSVIVPTPAYMPFLSVPKLYDVDVIEIEMLQSGDAETGEAQWVFDFDAIERAFAAGCHAFVLCNPHNPIGKVLTLEEELRLSDLAAQYDVRIFNDEIHAPFVFEGKHIPFPTISEQAALQSMTATSASKSFNIPGTKCAQVLLTNPADRDMWAVKAEWSEHQTATIGAIATTTAYNEGDLWFQDAFAYVCRNLALFDEQMRERFTGVGYIKPQGTYIAWLDFSPLGIDDPAAYFLEKAQVALTDGRSCGETGAGCVRVNIAMPYPLLVECLDRMFNALHADGLL, via the coding sequence ATGGAAGAAATCATGGAAATGAAGCATCGTACCGGTTCCGGCTTTGACGCCGACGCCATCGACCACACCACCGCAGCCGATCTTGCCGCAGTCGGCTCCGACAAGTGGACACGCTACCCCGGCTGCATTGGCGCGTTCATTGCCGAAATGGACTACGGCTTGGCTCCCTGCATTCAGAAAGCCATCGACAACGCCTGCGACCATTGCAAACTCGGCTACATTCCCGAACCCTGGAAACAGCGCGTGGCAGAAGCATGCGCAGGATGGCAACGCTCGCATTACGGATGGGATGTCGATCCGAGCATTATTCGCGTGGTTCCCGACGTACTCGAAGCGTACGAGATTTTCCTGCGTGAACTGGTCGGTGCGGGCAACAGCGTGATCGTGCCGACGCCTGCCTACATGCCGTTTTTGAGCGTTCCGAAACTGTACGACGTTGACGTGATCGAAATCGAAATGCTGCAAAGCGGCGACGCCGAAACCGGAGAGGCGCAATGGGTGTTCGACTTCGACGCCATCGAACGCGCGTTTGCGGCCGGATGCCATGCGTTCGTGCTCTGCAACCCGCACAACCCGATCGGCAAAGTGCTCACCTTGGAGGAGGAGCTGCGTCTGAGCGATCTTGCGGCACAGTATGACGTGCGTATTTTCAATGATGAGATTCATGCGCCGTTCGTGTTTGAGGGCAAGCACATTCCGTTCCCCACCATCAGCGAGCAGGCCGCATTACAGTCGATGACCGCTACCAGCGCGTCGAAATCGTTCAATATTCCGGGCACGAAGTGCGCGCAGGTGCTGCTTACCAATCCTGCGGATCGTGACATGTGGGCGGTCAAGGCGGAGTGGAGCGAACATCAGACCGCCACCATCGGCGCAATCGCCACCACCACCGCATATAACGAAGGCGACCTGTGGTTCCAGGATGCGTTTGCCTATGTGTGCAGGAATTTGGCGTTGTTCGACGAGCAGATGCGTGAAAGGTTCACCGGCGTCGGCTATATCAAACCGCAGGGCACATATATCGCATGGCTTGATTTCTCGCCGCTTGGCATCGACGATCCGGCCGCATACTTTCTTGAGAAGGCGCAAGTGGCGTTGACCGACGGACGTTCATGCGGCGAGACCGGTGCCGGATGCGTGCGCGTGAACATAGCAATGCCGTATCCGCTGCTGGTCGAATGCCTGGACCGCATGTTCAACGCATTGCACGCCGACGGATTATTGTAG
- a CDS encoding alpha/beta hydrolase: MRLNVSTSIETAACEIAGDDLLFLGFHGFSNDENEMIRIIDAIYDVPKQDASSTDNSIAPAQHPNYLSFRGTYERPYIGSYYWYPDGCSVGERRRECSAVGDAVVRLLDSPAYAHFRKVLIGFSQGGYLSYRMVAEHPDAFDMAILMSPSFKGETAEPLPATGRTRFALCYGSEDRTIPLSDQQRARNKLAQTGNLTYFEYPGMVHGICDQEIRDLRAWLGL; this comes from the coding sequence ATGCGTTTGAACGTGAGTACCAGCATTGAGACGGCCGCCTGCGAAATAGCCGGCGATGATCTGCTGTTCTTGGGATTTCATGGATTCAGCAATGATGAAAATGAGATGATCCGCATTATTGATGCGATTTATGATGTTCCGAAGCAAGACGCATCTTCAACGGACAACTCCATTGCTCCTGCCCAGCATCCGAATTATCTGTCGTTCCGAGGCACGTACGAACGTCCTTACATCGGAAGCTACTACTGGTATCCGGATGGATGTTCCGTAGGAGAGCGTCGACGCGAGTGCAGTGCCGTAGGCGACGCCGTCGTACGATTGCTGGATTCGCCCGCATACGCGCATTTCCGCAAGGTACTGATCGGGTTTTCGCAGGGCGGATACCTATCGTATCGCATGGTTGCGGAACATCCCGATGCGTTCGACATGGCGATTCTGATGAGCCCATCATTCAAAGGCGAAACCGCTGAGCCTTTGCCCGCGACCGGACGCACGCGATTCGCACTCTGTTACGGCAGCGAAGACCGCACAATTCCACTATCCGACCAACAGCGTGCGCGCAACAAACTTGCGCAAACCGGCAATCTCACGTATTTCGAATATCCGGGAATGGTCCACGGCATCTGCGATCAGGAAATTCGTGACCTACGCGCCTGGCTGGGATTGTGA